The following coding sequences lie in one Lolium perenne isolate Kyuss_39 chromosome 2, Kyuss_2.0, whole genome shotgun sequence genomic window:
- the LOC127333831 gene encoding ubiquitin carboxyl-terminal hydrolase 8 isoform X2, which translates to MFNIDYQPVHVWDFSGQTNLILMNEWNRPHQDYCHSEQENLLEVQVYAMSDSLTFKIGGTNMNIDFFCGSFGRAGSMGLIGLENLGNTCFMNSSIQCLAHTTKIVDYFLGDYDRDINRTNPLGLNGELALAFGELLRSLWTNDQKPVAPHRFKENIACFAPQFSGFNQHDSQELLAFLLDGLHEDLNQVKCKPYEEAKDASGRPDEEVADEYWSNHLARNDSVIVDTCHGQYKSTLTCPTCSKTSVTFDPFMYLSLPVPSTASRAMTVTVFSTDGSREPFSYDVSVPQFGTLSDLVQAISAACTLGDDETLLITEVYNNHIIRYLEESSDSVSLLRDGDKLVAYRLPKQYEKSSLVVFTHKHFVKDSGVDSVIPQMKEFEAPLLACLSGTLNGLTLQSIYLKLLNPFQFSKSTSLITDGERCNGDRTIDLMDATPSYPDESVPLEDNPERSHCNANGCEVTGPTESSGGLTAVSDMEEHTEQFEFYLTNERDDIQHTRIEVNDLKLIETTPSRLHVSVHWHHSASRQYNTSVLNNLPEIHKLELIPKESEDCVALHGCLEAFLKEEPLGPEDMWYCPCCKKHQQAMKKLDLWRLPEVLVIHLKRFSYTQFTRNKLETFVDFPISDLDLSSYVAAKTDQPNSRYHLYAISNHYGNMGGGHYTASIYQEGKGWFKFDDECVTPISEDNLKTPAAYVLFYRRE; encoded by the exons AATCTTCTAGAAGTTCAAGTCTATGCTATGTCTGATTCCTTAACATTCAAAATTGGTGGGACCAACATGAATATTGATTTCTTTTGTGGGAGCTTTGGAAGAGCTGGCTCAATGGGGCTAATCGGATTGGAAAATCTCGGGAATACTTGCTTTATGAACAGCTCAATCCAATGTTTGGCTCACACAACAAAGATTGTTGATTATTTCCTTGGAGATTATGACAGAGATATTAATCGAACAAATCCACTAGGACTGAAT GGGGAACTTGCTTTGGCATTTGGAGAACTGTTGAGGAGTTTATGGACCAATGATCAAAAACCAGTTGCACCACATCGTTTTAAGGAAAATATTGCCTGCTTTGCTCCTCAGTTCAGTGGCTTTAACCAGCATGATTCACAAGAGCTTCTTGCTTTCTTATTGGATGGTCTTCATGAAGATCTTAATCAGGTCAAATGCAAACCATATGAAGAAGCTAAGGATGCAAGTGGCCGTCCCGACGAAGAAGTAGCAGATGAGTATTGGAGCAACCACTTAGCTCGAAATGACTCTGTAATAGTTGATACCTGTCAT GGACAATACAAGTCTACATTAACTTGTCCTACTTGCAGTAAAACATCTGTCACATTTGATCCGTTTATGTACTTATCTTTGCCCGTGCCTTCCACGGCAAGTAGGGCGATGACTGTGACAGTTTTCAGCACTGATGGTAGCAGAGAGCCATTCTCATATGATGTCAGCGTGCCACAGTTTGGCACTCTTAGTGATCTTGTTCAGGCTATAAGTGCTGCTTGTACACTTGGAGACGATGAGACCCTGCTGATAACGGAG GTCTATAATAACCACATCATTCGATACCTGGAGGAGTCTTCAGATTCAGTTTCCTTGCTGAGAGATGGAGATAAATTGGTGGCATATCGGCTACCGAAGCAATATGAAAAATCCTCACTTGTGGTTTTTACACACAAACACTTTGTTAA GGATTCTGGTGTTGATAGTGTAATTCCGCAAATGAAGGAATTTGAGGCTCCACTTTTGGCATGCCTTTCTGGGACACTCAATGGATTGACTCTTCAAAGTATCTATCTGAAGTTGCTGAATCCATTTCAATTTTCCAAGAGCACAAGTTTGATTACTGATGGTGAGAGGTGCAATGGTGACCGAACCATTGACCTAATGGATGCAACACCTTCCTATCCAGATGAGAGTGTTCCATTGGAAGATAACCCTGAAAGAAGCCACTGCAATGCTAATGGATGTGAAGTGACGGGACCTACTGAGTCTTCCGGTGGGTTAACTGCTGTTTCTGACATGGAGGAACACACGGAACAGTTTGAATTTTATTTAACAAATGAAAGGGATGATATCCAACACACAAGAATAGAAGTGAATGATCTAAAATTAATTGAGACAACACCAAGCCGGCTGCATGTCAGTGTCCATTGGCATCATAGTGCGTCAAGACAATATAATACCTCAGTGCTCAACAATCTACCTGAGATACACAAGCTTGAGCTTATCCCGAAAGAATCCGAAGATTGTGTTGCATTACATGGCTGTCTAGAAGCCTTTCTAAAAGAGGAACCACTGGGGCCAGAGGACATGTG gTACTGCCCTTGCTGCAAAAAGCATCAGCAAGCTATGAAGAAACTAGATCTTTGGAGGCTGCCTGAAGTTCTGGTCATCCATCTGAAAAGGTTCTCATATACCCAGTTCACAAGAAACAAGCTCGAGACATTCGTAGATTTCCCCATTAGTGATTTAGACCTATCATCTTATGTTGCCGCCAAGACTGATCAACCAAACAGCCGCTATCACTTGTACGCCATTAGCAATCACTATGGAAATATGGGAGGTGGACACTACACAGCAAGCATCTAC CAAGAAGGGAAGGGATGGTTCAAGTTTGATGATGAATGTGTAACACCTATAAGTGAGGACAATCTAAAAACACCAGCTGCTTATGTTCTATTCTACAGACGAGAGTGA
- the LOC127333831 gene encoding ubiquitin carboxyl-terminal hydrolase 8 isoform X3: MNEWNRPHQDYCHSEQENLLEVQVYAMSDSLTFKIGGTNMNIDFFCGSFGRAGSMGLIGLENLGNTCFMNSSIQCLAHTTKIVDYFLGDYDRDINRTNPLGLNGELALAFGELLRSLWTNDQKPVAPHRFKENIACFAPQFSGFNQHDSQELLAFLLDGLHEDLNQVKCKPYEEAKDASGRPDEEVADEYWSNHLARNDSVIVDTCHGQYKSTLTCPTCSKTSVTFDPFMYLSLPVPSTASRAMTVTVFSTDGSREPFSYDVSVPQFGTLSDLVQAISAACTLGDDETLLITEVYNNHIIRYLEESSDSVSLLRDGDKLVAYRLPKQYEKSSLVVFTHKHFVKDSGVDSVIPQMKEFEAPLLACLSGTLNGLTLQSIYLKLLNPFQFSKSTSLITDGERCNGDRTIDLMDATPSYPDESVPLEDNPERSHCNANGCEVTGPTESSGGLTAVSDMEEHTEQFEFYLTNERDDIQHTRIEVNDLKLIETTPSRLHVSVHWHHSASRQYNTSVLNNLPEIHKLELIPKESEDCVALHGCLEAFLKEEPLGPEDMWYCPCCKKHQQAMKKLDLWRLPEVLVIHLKRFSYTQFTRNKLETFVDFPISDLDLSSYVAAKTDQPNSRYHLYAISNHYGNMGGGHYTASIYQEGKGWFKFDDECVTPISEDNLKTPAAYVLFYRRE, from the exons AATCTTCTAGAAGTTCAAGTCTATGCTATGTCTGATTCCTTAACATTCAAAATTGGTGGGACCAACATGAATATTGATTTCTTTTGTGGGAGCTTTGGAAGAGCTGGCTCAATGGGGCTAATCGGATTGGAAAATCTCGGGAATACTTGCTTTATGAACAGCTCAATCCAATGTTTGGCTCACACAACAAAGATTGTTGATTATTTCCTTGGAGATTATGACAGAGATATTAATCGAACAAATCCACTAGGACTGAAT GGGGAACTTGCTTTGGCATTTGGAGAACTGTTGAGGAGTTTATGGACCAATGATCAAAAACCAGTTGCACCACATCGTTTTAAGGAAAATATTGCCTGCTTTGCTCCTCAGTTCAGTGGCTTTAACCAGCATGATTCACAAGAGCTTCTTGCTTTCTTATTGGATGGTCTTCATGAAGATCTTAATCAGGTCAAATGCAAACCATATGAAGAAGCTAAGGATGCAAGTGGCCGTCCCGACGAAGAAGTAGCAGATGAGTATTGGAGCAACCACTTAGCTCGAAATGACTCTGTAATAGTTGATACCTGTCAT GGACAATACAAGTCTACATTAACTTGTCCTACTTGCAGTAAAACATCTGTCACATTTGATCCGTTTATGTACTTATCTTTGCCCGTGCCTTCCACGGCAAGTAGGGCGATGACTGTGACAGTTTTCAGCACTGATGGTAGCAGAGAGCCATTCTCATATGATGTCAGCGTGCCACAGTTTGGCACTCTTAGTGATCTTGTTCAGGCTATAAGTGCTGCTTGTACACTTGGAGACGATGAGACCCTGCTGATAACGGAG GTCTATAATAACCACATCATTCGATACCTGGAGGAGTCTTCAGATTCAGTTTCCTTGCTGAGAGATGGAGATAAATTGGTGGCATATCGGCTACCGAAGCAATATGAAAAATCCTCACTTGTGGTTTTTACACACAAACACTTTGTTAA GGATTCTGGTGTTGATAGTGTAATTCCGCAAATGAAGGAATTTGAGGCTCCACTTTTGGCATGCCTTTCTGGGACACTCAATGGATTGACTCTTCAAAGTATCTATCTGAAGTTGCTGAATCCATTTCAATTTTCCAAGAGCACAAGTTTGATTACTGATGGTGAGAGGTGCAATGGTGACCGAACCATTGACCTAATGGATGCAACACCTTCCTATCCAGATGAGAGTGTTCCATTGGAAGATAACCCTGAAAGAAGCCACTGCAATGCTAATGGATGTGAAGTGACGGGACCTACTGAGTCTTCCGGTGGGTTAACTGCTGTTTCTGACATGGAGGAACACACGGAACAGTTTGAATTTTATTTAACAAATGAAAGGGATGATATCCAACACACAAGAATAGAAGTGAATGATCTAAAATTAATTGAGACAACACCAAGCCGGCTGCATGTCAGTGTCCATTGGCATCATAGTGCGTCAAGACAATATAATACCTCAGTGCTCAACAATCTACCTGAGATACACAAGCTTGAGCTTATCCCGAAAGAATCCGAAGATTGTGTTGCATTACATGGCTGTCTAGAAGCCTTTCTAAAAGAGGAACCACTGGGGCCAGAGGACATGTG gTACTGCCCTTGCTGCAAAAAGCATCAGCAAGCTATGAAGAAACTAGATCTTTGGAGGCTGCCTGAAGTTCTGGTCATCCATCTGAAAAGGTTCTCATATACCCAGTTCACAAGAAACAAGCTCGAGACATTCGTAGATTTCCCCATTAGTGATTTAGACCTATCATCTTATGTTGCCGCCAAGACTGATCAACCAAACAGCCGCTATCACTTGTACGCCATTAGCAATCACTATGGAAATATGGGAGGTGGACACTACACAGCAAGCATCTAC CAAGAAGGGAAGGGATGGTTCAAGTTTGATGATGAATGTGTAACACCTATAAGTGAGGACAATCTAAAAACACCAGCTGCTTATGTTCTATTCTACAGACGAGAGTGA